One Astatotilapia calliptera chromosome 1, fAstCal1.2, whole genome shotgun sequence DNA segment encodes these proteins:
- the ddias gene encoding DNA damage-induced apoptosis suppressor protein, whose protein sequence is MSYRRALVDCAVLSLQDPCVFYPCCRCCFSRIDVDQQDTTRCRCFKCGYKCLREQVDYRYRLSLRVARDGRIFGITVFGNSLKPFFGIHANELQRLVENLDRPVEQSRRLTLLVKAVEDCFIGRHFIFGIKVMEAESALWFGGPVLSGSSSKNAAQFVATQMILPKATGMGGCTVVSYYRVLLQKASESELVSADTSRISSLPATTPLLIHDHSPTSSFSDATLSASHLLPRSLQRSRYIDCTLTPTAPWQQSLGLVTSSAEQEEGCSTQECGDENRSQADKSVTPYLAQRGCQKNQKVEKDLAPFFSLQHSFYESPSSEKGAGNSLSLKTWLRPSQYCQNSPKEKEFSTGQLTRTFSSSSLAWNDLPFSESLTEFLCEANKDFDTDRDTKQVQNVHWKEVKARNNLGNSSLISETSSQRNAQITDRHLQALLDATNTPATNGCGSHDSASKECKNPLLFVKRSQDRNIYSHGCYQVDGTASSLSFQKEEEEQLEGDAYNCSADLFGSSDTINLETERLTMHAEAVGDGMEACSQFSKADEHHLIYENANVTQSTPDKGKFKKSKCRESLIPQDTKGFDFVPPSQSTPIVKLGVVSYSCVDLYKSVTGEFSSQPVNQKSFNANLHEMESKNNSVHKLNCGNADQALQSEMESVKENFVWRTTSSRHSHKLTPKRKFLKPVEHKNSLHPLQHLRVQEEALNRMSINCKARFIDVSECGYDNEAIVPPTPASKIQQSVPIRKRKLTDNRNNFGSIECVLRKTENCDSEEVSEGIHGSQTCDCSRDLFSDSF, encoded by the exons ATGCAGATGCTTCAAGTGTGGTTACAAGTGCCTGAGAGAACAGGTGGATTACAGGTACCGTCTCTCACTGAGGGTGGCCCGGGACGGACGTATATTCGGGATAACAGTATTTGGAAACAGCTTGAAACCATTCTTTGGCATTCATGCAAATGAATTACAAAG ATTGGTGGAAAACTTGGACAGACCCGTGGAACAATCTAGAAGACTCACATTGCTGGTGAAGGCAGTCGAGGACTGTTTCATTGGCAGACATTTCATTTTTGGTATAAAG GTGATGGAAGCAGAAAGTGCGCTTTGGTTTGGAGGACCTGTTCTAAGTGGCTCCAGCAGTAAAAATGCAGCACAGTTTGTTGCTACTCAGATGATTCTTCCCAAAGCAACGGGAATGGGAGGATGCACCGTGGTCAGTTATTATCGGGTTCTTCTTCAGAAAGCTTCTGAATCTGAACTTGTATCTGCTGATACCAGCAGAATCTCCAGTCTTCCAGCAACAACCCCGCTCCTCATTCATGATCATTCTCCAACTAGCAGCTTTAGTGATGCCACACTATCTGCCTCTCATCTTTTGCCCCGATCACTTCAAAG ATCACGTTACATAGACTGCACCCTTACTCCCACAGCTCCATGGCAGCAATCACTTGGACTGGTTACATCATCAGCAGAGCAGGAAGAAGGCTGCAGTACCCAGGAATGTGGAGATGAAAACAGAAGTCAGGCTGACAAAAGTGTAACACCATATCTTGCACAGAGGGGTTGCCAGAAAAACCAAAAAGTGGAAAAGGACTTGGCTCCTTTTTTCTCATTGCAGCACAGTTTTTATGAGAGTCCATCATCTGAGAAGGGAGCTGGAAACAGCCTTAGCCTAAAGACTTGGTTAAGGCCGTCCCAGTATTGTCAGAATAGCCCCAAAGAAAAGGAGTTTTCTACTGGACAGCTCACCAGAACATTTTCATCAAGCTCATTGGCTTGGAACGATTTGCCTTTCTCTGAAAGTCTGACAGAGTTTTTATGTGAAGCCAATAAAGATTTTGACACTGATAGAGATACGAAACAAGTTCAGAATGTTCACTGGAAGGAAGTAAAGGCAAGAAATAACCTGGGAAACAGCAGCTTAATAAGTGAAACATCTTCCCAAAGAAATGCACAAATAACAGACAGGCATTTGCAAGCATTGTTGGATGCCACTAATACCCCTGCAACAAATGGATGTGGCTCACATGATTCAGCCAGCAAAGAATGTAAGAACCCTCTTCTGTTTGTCAAAAGGAGTCAAGATAGAAACATTTATTCCCATGGGTGTTATCAGGTGGATGGCACAGCTAGTTCACTGTCTTTTcaaaaggaggaagaagagcagcTTGAGGGGGATGCCTACAACTGTTCAGCAGATCTGTTTGGTAGCTCAGACACGATCAATCTTGAAACGGAGAGGCTCACCATGCATGCAGAAGCCGTCGGTGATGGCATGGAAGCTTGCTCACAGTTTTCCAAGGCAGATGAGCATCATCTGATTTATGAAAATGCGAATGTGACACAATCAACACCAGATaaagggaaatttaaaaaaagtaaatgcagGGAGAGTTTGATTCCACAAGACACAAAAGGATTTGACTTTGTCCCTCCCTCTCAGTCCACACCCATTGTAAAACTAGGCGTCGTATCATACTCATGTGTTGACTTGTACAAAAGCGTGACAGGTGAATTCAGTTCACAGCCTGTCAATCAAAAAAGTTTTAATGCAAATTTACATGAAATGGAGAGTAAAAACAATTCTGTTCATAAACTGAACTGTGGTAATGCTGACCAGGCTTTGCAGAGTGAGATGGAATCTGTCAAAGAAAACTTTGTGTGGAGAACTACATCCAGCAGACACAGCCACAAACTTACCCCCAAAAGAAAATTCTTGAAACCAGTCGAGCATAAAAACAGTTTACATCCTCTGCAGCACCTTAGGGTGCAGGAAGAGGCTCTAAACCGCATGTCAATCAACTGTAAAGCAAGATTTATTGACGTGTCAGAGTGTGGCTATGACAATGAAGCAATTGTTCCTCCTACACCTGCGAGTAAAATCCAACAAAGTGTGCCAATCCgcaaaagaaagctgacagaCAACCGCAACAATTTTGGTTCCATCGAGTGTGTgctgagaaagacagaaaattgtGACAGTGAAGAGGTTAGCGAAGGGATTCATGGGAGCCAGACATGTGACTGCTCTAGAGATCTGTTCTCTGACTCTTTCTGA
- the LOC113024490 gene encoding zinc finger protein 418-like isoform X2 → MTALLKKNTHNLREDSVLQSKDWSQELKHKIDLRFDDFSTKKKQLDFFESYNVSKLATATAEPGGLRAEVPLIAHPVEDLNTEHLGPEEEVKEEHSYSNRVPAESDIQDSHCNYEPKKGYSNIYRADKSANNAPSNHDSNYSPTVVDTKEFHADSFPKSLQTEKTSGTDITESHSIFTMPADRNMSDTSVDSAVRHSYHGHLRYHCLQHDDMQEDVHLLQGGSDDKRSHSNHFDDSDGSSEEEDFGAFESPLKQHYSSTETTDQFLLLDISTRPAELLVSCKHRSGIEEKGDMFETGIWAYDGAERYEKTSVASVEMKTVTARAKFGTGRLDMGGTHWAAKTNAEERKPVVQSSPAVETIQNSCIVSEVSNLKEGENQTITSTHCSPPGVSDSMQPSVSFCMASGLSTSMPTNRSAHLSSPVHHPFQCSLCDRSFSQRGSLNRHVRSHLGVRPFPCPRCPMTFSRQYRVTEHMRVHQRCTPGNDFQKPPASST, encoded by the exons ATGACAGCATTATTGAAG aaaaatacacacaatcTTAGAGAAGATTCAGTGCTGCAGAGTAAGGACTGGAGTCAAGAATTGAAGCATAAAATTGATCTCAGGTTTGATGATTTCTCAaccaaaaaaaagcagctggatTTCTTTGAATCCTACAATGTCAGCAAATTGgcaacagcaacagcagaacCAGGAGGTCTGAGAGCTGAAGTTCCACTTATTGCTCATCCTGTGGAGGACTTAAACACAGAACATCTAGGTCCAGAGGAAGAGGTGAAAGAGGAACACAGTTACTCTAATAGAGTTCCAGCTGAAAGTGATATACAGGACAGCCACTGCAACTATGAACCAAAGAAAGGGTACTCAAACATATACAGAGCTGACAAAAGTGCAAACAATGCTCCTTCTAACCATGATTCAAACTACAGTCCTACAGTGGTGGACACCAAAGAATTCCATGCTGATAGCTTCCCCAAATCTCTGCAAACTGAAAAGACCTCAGGCACTGACATCACAGAATCACATTCGATTTTTACAATGCCTGCGGACAGAAACATGTCTGACACCAGTGTTGACAGTGCTGTGAGACACTCTTATCATGGACATCTTCGTTATCATTGCCTGCAGCATGATGATATGCAAGAGGATGTGCACTTATTGCAGGGAGGTTCTGATGACAAACGCTCCCACTCAAACCACTTTGATGATTCTGATGGTTCAAGTGAGGAGGAAGACTTTGGTGCCTTTGAGAGTCCCCTAAAGCAGCACTACAGCTCAACAGAGACTACAGACCAGTTTCTTCTTCTGGATATTAGCACAAGACCTGCAGAACTATTAGTATCCTGCAAACACCGATCTGGCATAGAAGAGAAAGGGGATATGTTTGAAACTGGAATCTGGGCATATGATGGAGCAGAGAGGTACGAAAAAACATCTGTAGCATCTGTTGAAATGAAAACAGTTACGGCTAGGGCTAAATTTGGAACTGGGAGACTTGATATGGGTGGCACACACTGGGCTGCAAAGACAAATGCTGAGGAAAGAAAGCCTGTTGTTCAAAGTAGTCCAGCTGTTGAGACTATTCAAAATTCTTGCATTGTGTCTGAAGTTTCCAACCTTAAAGAAGGTGAGAACCAAACCATTACCTCGACACACTGTTCACCTCCTGGAGTGTCAGACTCCATGCAACCCTCTGTGTCTTTTTGCATGGCATCTGGCCTTTCAACCAGCATGCCAACCAATAGATCAGCTCATCTGTCATCTCCTGTTCACCACCCATTCCAATGCTCTCTATGCGACCGTTCCTTTAGCCAGCGAGGTTCTCTAAATAGACATGTGCGGAGCCACCTTGGTGTAAGGCCCTTCCCCTGCCCCCGCTGCCCTATGACTTTTTCACGCCAATACCGTGTCACCGAGCACATGCGTGTTCATCAGCGATGTACCCCTGGGAATGATTTTCAAAAGCCTCCTGCTTCATCAACTTGA
- the LOC113024490 gene encoding uncharacterized protein LOC113024490 isoform X1: protein MLPIGKACDCFPNETVCVDSKVVLYILHIQFFSSFHCKQDSRGLLFFFQHNMEVAPCAQEVGRHAALLLAYLNLQRKQGHFCDLVLRPGQNAGQLYPAHRCVLAASSPVLASVLSSAGALVELQAKCLSDSVLTPLLDYIYTGDLPYSYGQQQYYSLLTAACYLQMDELQKALRAQQQTEVCTANGAEASAEAEKNSYRTTVNTSPHMPSTSSIFTFRKPDKTNISSEQSMTTSPDSDIQYQDSDNVDPFSESQMLSAAMDCSTDEVEIDTGRNSRDHCSGRDARTLSYPSAPCGILERTERSTNARHARQATYLTPQHLTLNVPSIAEVYHTSKVDKEAEKDRLNPAGIWQRYTGDTLVRTAENRRSSSSSPHSYCAAVPVICHSSRAAIPQLADVSPVSPCHSALQTSSNSSRSPVSRSASIENDSIIEGITSKCKRQYQAQSQEYGHNKKHTITQNLNNKDNLDQCALQDLYYKSSGGRSHFDSSDSDHFTMQGNECVDRGSSHFTNNNDQHAYCDSFQKNTHNLREDSVLQSKDWSQELKHKIDLRFDDFSTKKKQLDFFESYNVSKLATATAEPGGLRAEVPLIAHPVEDLNTEHLGPEEEVKEEHSYSNRVPAESDIQDSHCNYEPKKGYSNIYRADKSANNAPSNHDSNYSPTVVDTKEFHADSFPKSLQTEKTSGTDITESHSIFTMPADRNMSDTSVDSAVRHSYHGHLRYHCLQHDDMQEDVHLLQGGSDDKRSHSNHFDDSDGSSEEEDFGAFESPLKQHYSSTETTDQFLLLDISTRPAELLVSCKHRSGIEEKGDMFETGIWAYDGAERYEKTSVASVEMKTVTARAKFGTGRLDMGGTHWAAKTNAEERKPVVQSSPAVETIQNSCIVSEVSNLKEGENQTITSTHCSPPGVSDSMQPSVSFCMASGLSTSMPTNRSAHLSSPVHHPFQCSLCDRSFSQRGSLNRHVRSHLGVRPFPCPRCPMTFSRQYRVTEHMRVHQRCTPGNDFQKPPASST, encoded by the exons ATGCTCCCAATAGGAAAAGCGTGTGATTGTTTTCCGAATGAGACAGTGTGCGTAGATAGTAAAGTGGTACTATATATCCTGCATATACAgttcttttcttcatttcacTGCAAGCAAGACAGCCgaggtttgttgtttttcttccaacATAATATGGAG GTGGCACCTTGTGCCCAGGAAGTTGGTAGACATGCGGCATTACTGTTGGCTTATCTGAACTTGCAGAGAAAACAAGGCCACTTTTGTGACCTTGTGCTCAGACCGGGACAGAATGCAGGTCAACTTTACCCcgcacacag ATGTGTGCTGGCAGCCTCTAGTCCAGTGTTGGCATCTGTCTTGTCCTCTGCTGGTGCTCTGGTGGAGCTGCAGGCCAAATGTCTCTCTGACTCTGTATTAACACCTCTTTTGGACTATATTTACACAGGGGATTTGCCCTACAGTTACGGCCAGCAACAGTATTATAGTCTGCTCACAGCTGCCTGCTACCTGCAGATGGATGAACTGCAAAAGGCTCTGAGGGCTCAACAGCAGACTGAGGTTTGCACTGCAAATGGCGCAGAGGCTTCTGCTGAAGCTGAAAAGAATTCTTATAGGACAACTGTGAATACCTCCCCTCATATGCCATCAACATCCAGCATTTTTACCTTTAGAAAACCTGACAAAACAAACATCTCCAGTGAACAAAGTATGACAACTTCACCAGACAGCGATATTCAGTATCAGGATTCAGACAATGTGGATCCGTTTAGTGAAAGTCAGATGCTCTCAGCTGCTATGGATTGCAGCACTGATGAAGTAGAAATAGATACAGGTAGAAATAGCAGAGACCACTGCAGTGGAAGGGATGCAAGGACTTTAAGCTATCCAAGTGCACCCTGTGGTATACTTGAAAGAACTGAAAGGAGCACAAATGCACGACATGCCAGACAAGCAACTTATCTAACGCCACAGCATTTGACTCTGAATGTCCCTAGCATTGCTGAAGTGTATCACACGTCTAAAGTGGACAAAGAGGCGGAAAAGGATCGGCTTAATCCAGCTGGCATCTGGCAAAGGTACACAGGTGACACTCTGGTGAGGACAGCTGAAAATAGGAGGAGCTCATCTTCATCCCCACATTCATATTGTGCGGCAGTACCTGTCATCTGtcacagcagcagagcagctatccCCCAGCTAGCAGATGTGTCTCCTGTGTCTCCCTGCCATTCAGCCCTCCAGACTTCAAGCAACTCCAGCAGGTCTCCAGTCTCACGTTCAGCGAGCATAGAAAATGACAGCATTATTGAAGGTATTACATCTAAATGCAAACGTCAATATCAAGCACAGAGCCAGGAATACGGccacaataaaaaacacactattacACAAAATCTGAATAACAAGGATAATTTAGATCAATGTGCTTTACAAGATTTATATTACAAATCCAGTGGAGGTAGATCTCATTTTGACAGCAGCGATTCAGATCATTTTACAATGCAGGGCAATGAATGTGTTGACAGAGGATCATCTCACTTTACCAACAATAATGATCAGCATGCTTATTGTGATTCCTTtcagaaaaatacacacaatcTTAGAGAAGATTCAGTGCTGCAGAGTAAGGACTGGAGTCAAGAATTGAAGCATAAAATTGATCTCAGGTTTGATGATTTCTCAaccaaaaaaaagcagctggatTTCTTTGAATCCTACAATGTCAGCAAATTGgcaacagcaacagcagaacCAGGAGGTCTGAGAGCTGAAGTTCCACTTATTGCTCATCCTGTGGAGGACTTAAACACAGAACATCTAGGTCCAGAGGAAGAGGTGAAAGAGGAACACAGTTACTCTAATAGAGTTCCAGCTGAAAGTGATATACAGGACAGCCACTGCAACTATGAACCAAAGAAAGGGTACTCAAACATATACAGAGCTGACAAAAGTGCAAACAATGCTCCTTCTAACCATGATTCAAACTACAGTCCTACAGTGGTGGACACCAAAGAATTCCATGCTGATAGCTTCCCCAAATCTCTGCAAACTGAAAAGACCTCAGGCACTGACATCACAGAATCACATTCGATTTTTACAATGCCTGCGGACAGAAACATGTCTGACACCAGTGTTGACAGTGCTGTGAGACACTCTTATCATGGACATCTTCGTTATCATTGCCTGCAGCATGATGATATGCAAGAGGATGTGCACTTATTGCAGGGAGGTTCTGATGACAAACGCTCCCACTCAAACCACTTTGATGATTCTGATGGTTCAAGTGAGGAGGAAGACTTTGGTGCCTTTGAGAGTCCCCTAAAGCAGCACTACAGCTCAACAGAGACTACAGACCAGTTTCTTCTTCTGGATATTAGCACAAGACCTGCAGAACTATTAGTATCCTGCAAACACCGATCTGGCATAGAAGAGAAAGGGGATATGTTTGAAACTGGAATCTGGGCATATGATGGAGCAGAGAGGTACGAAAAAACATCTGTAGCATCTGTTGAAATGAAAACAGTTACGGCTAGGGCTAAATTTGGAACTGGGAGACTTGATATGGGTGGCACACACTGGGCTGCAAAGACAAATGCTGAGGAAAGAAAGCCTGTTGTTCAAAGTAGTCCAGCTGTTGAGACTATTCAAAATTCTTGCATTGTGTCTGAAGTTTCCAACCTTAAAGAAGGTGAGAACCAAACCATTACCTCGACACACTGTTCACCTCCTGGAGTGTCAGACTCCATGCAACCCTCTGTGTCTTTTTGCATGGCATCTGGCCTTTCAACCAGCATGCCAACCAATAGATCAGCTCATCTGTCATCTCCTGTTCACCACCCATTCCAATGCTCTCTATGCGACCGTTCCTTTAGCCAGCGAGGTTCTCTAAATAGACATGTGCGGAGCCACCTTGGTGTAAGGCCCTTCCCCTGCCCCCGCTGCCCTATGACTTTTTCACGCCAATACCGTGTCACCGAGCACATGCGTGTTCATCAGCGATGTACCCCTGGGAATGATTTTCAAAAGCCTCCTGCTTCATCAACTTGA
- the LOC113024490 gene encoding uncharacterized protein LOC113024490 isoform X3 has protein sequence MLPIGKACDCFPNETVCVDSKVVLYILHIQFFSSFHCKQDSRGLLFFFQHNMEVAPCAQEVGRHAALLLAYLNLQRKQGHFCDLVLRPGQNAGQLYPAHRCVLAASSPVLASVLSSAGALVELQAKCLSDSVLTPLLDYIYTGDLPYSYGQQQYYSLLTAACYLQMDELQKALRAQQQTEVCTANGAEASAEAEKNSYRTTVNTSPHMPSTSSIFTFRKPDKTNISSEQSMTTSPDSDIQYQDSDNVDPFSESQMLSAAMDCSTDEVEIDTGRNSRDHCSGRDARTLSYPSAPCGILERTERSTNARHARQATYLTPQHLTLNVPSIAEVYHTSKVDKEAEKDRLNPAGIWQRYTGDTLVRTAENRRSSSSSPHSYCAAVPVICHSSRAAIPQLADVSPVSPCHSALQTSSNSSRSPVSRSASIENDSIIEEKYTQS, from the exons ATGCTCCCAATAGGAAAAGCGTGTGATTGTTTTCCGAATGAGACAGTGTGCGTAGATAGTAAAGTGGTACTATATATCCTGCATATACAgttcttttcttcatttcacTGCAAGCAAGACAGCCgaggtttgttgtttttcttccaacATAATATGGAG GTGGCACCTTGTGCCCAGGAAGTTGGTAGACATGCGGCATTACTGTTGGCTTATCTGAACTTGCAGAGAAAACAAGGCCACTTTTGTGACCTTGTGCTCAGACCGGGACAGAATGCAGGTCAACTTTACCCcgcacacag ATGTGTGCTGGCAGCCTCTAGTCCAGTGTTGGCATCTGTCTTGTCCTCTGCTGGTGCTCTGGTGGAGCTGCAGGCCAAATGTCTCTCTGACTCTGTATTAACACCTCTTTTGGACTATATTTACACAGGGGATTTGCCCTACAGTTACGGCCAGCAACAGTATTATAGTCTGCTCACAGCTGCCTGCTACCTGCAGATGGATGAACTGCAAAAGGCTCTGAGGGCTCAACAGCAGACTGAGGTTTGCACTGCAAATGGCGCAGAGGCTTCTGCTGAAGCTGAAAAGAATTCTTATAGGACAACTGTGAATACCTCCCCTCATATGCCATCAACATCCAGCATTTTTACCTTTAGAAAACCTGACAAAACAAACATCTCCAGTGAACAAAGTATGACAACTTCACCAGACAGCGATATTCAGTATCAGGATTCAGACAATGTGGATCCGTTTAGTGAAAGTCAGATGCTCTCAGCTGCTATGGATTGCAGCACTGATGAAGTAGAAATAGATACAGGTAGAAATAGCAGAGACCACTGCAGTGGAAGGGATGCAAGGACTTTAAGCTATCCAAGTGCACCCTGTGGTATACTTGAAAGAACTGAAAGGAGCACAAATGCACGACATGCCAGACAAGCAACTTATCTAACGCCACAGCATTTGACTCTGAATGTCCCTAGCATTGCTGAAGTGTATCACACGTCTAAAGTGGACAAAGAGGCGGAAAAGGATCGGCTTAATCCAGCTGGCATCTGGCAAAGGTACACAGGTGACACTCTGGTGAGGACAGCTGAAAATAGGAGGAGCTCATCTTCATCCCCACATTCATATTGTGCGGCAGTACCTGTCATCTGtcacagcagcagagcagctatccCCCAGCTAGCAGATGTGTCTCCTGTGTCTCCCTGCCATTCAGCCCTCCAGACTTCAAGCAACTCCAGCAGGTCTCCAGTCTCACGTTCAGCGAGCATAGAAAATGACAGCATTATTGAAG aaaaatacacacaatcTTAG